Within Bacillus sp. E(2018), the genomic segment TTGTCGTATCTTATCATTAATTAGCATCTCTTCATCACCTTTAATGTATATGACTTGTCCTCGTAGTGTAGCATAATCAGCTTTCAAAATTCTCGTTTGAGAACTTTGTTCCATCGTTTATTTCATTCATTCCTAATCATTTCTATAGTTGTTTCCGATATAACAATTGGTTCTTTATGAAATAAATTTTTATTATAGGAGTCATTTCTATGTCTATCAAAATTCAAACGTATCTGTCCGTGAGCATCTCATTGATCATACTAACCACATCATTATTTCTTAGTATCTTTATCAGTGATAAATCCAGCGAATTATTAGAAAAAGAAATAGGTAATTCCCTAGCTTCTTCAGCCTTTCAACTATCTCACAACCTTGATTCTTTCATGTGGTCGAGATACCAGGAACTACAAGTTTTAAGTGAACAGGAAGTGCTGAAAGACCCGAGAAGAATAAATGAAGCACAATTTCTGATCGATCAGCTTCAAAATAAAATTCCCTCCTTCTCATGGGTTGGAATAACGAATCAAAAGGGAGTCATTCAAGCTTCCACGAAGAAACTTCTTATCAACAAAGATATATCTGCTCGTCCCGTATTTCAAAAAGCAACTGAACAGCCTTTTATCGGTGATGTACATGATGCCCTTTTGCTATCCAAACTGATTCCAACCAAGGATGGTTCACCTTTACAATTAGTCGATATCAGTACACCATTAACAGATAAAAACGGCGTTTTCCAAGGTGTGTTAGCCGCCCATCTCAGCTGGGAGTGGTCTAAAGAAGTAGAATCCGCAATTCTAAAGCCCATAAAAGAGCAAAAAAAGGATGTGGAAGTATACATAATCAGTAAAGAAGATACGGTACTCCTAGGTCATAAGAATGATTTAGGAAAAAAAATTAAGATAAGTGATCTCGATAATAAAGGAAAGAGAAACGAGTGGAATTTTGTGCGTTGGCCAGATGGAAAAGAGTATGTAACAGGCTATGCTTTTGGTGACGGATATCAGAATTATCCCGGACTAGGCTGGACGGTTGTCATTCGTCAATCAGAACAAGCGGCTTATGCATCCGTCCAATATCTGCAAACATTCATTTTAGTCTGTGGTATTGTAATTTCTCTACTTATGGCTGTTATTGGATGGTTTATCACAAAGAGAGTTTCTCGTCCTCTTTTTGACTTGGCTATCTCTGCTGACAAGTTGAAAGATGGTGAGATCGTAGAGATTCCTTTGTTGCGCGGAATCAAAGATATAGAAGTTCTAAGTTCTTCTTTTAGAAGCTTAATCTCATCTTTAAAGCAAACAGAAAAACAGTTAGACAAGATGGAGAACATGGCACATACGGACTTTCTGACAAGTATGCCGAATCGGTTAGCTCTTTTGGAATACATGAATTCAGTTCGCTTTAATTCTTCTAATGGCAGCTATGGGGTGCTTTATATCGATCTGGACGGTTTTAAATCAATCAATGATACACACGGACATCATGCTGGAGATCTACTTTTAATAGAAGTTGGTAAGCGTATCATTACTTCATTAATTAAGAAGGAACATTTTGCAGCACGTTTAGGTGGAGATGAATTTGTAGTTGTACTCCCTATTCAGGAGAATTATTTAAATGAAATAACGGAGATCTCACACTTCCTCATAGAAACTCTTAACCGACCATTTCTTATTCAGGAACATTCAATAAAAATTGGGTGCAGCATGGGATCAGCTAAATGGATAGCTCAGGACGTTTCCCCACAAACCATACTTGAATATGCAGATGAGGCATTATACGTTTCAAAGAAAACGGGTAAAAATAAGTTGAGTTTTTACTCATTTCGAAAAACATCATAAGATTGCTTCATATTAAGAAAGCATCCGAATGATGGCATCCGGATGCTTTTTATACTTATTTATTTTAATTGGCTGATGAATGGTCCATAATTTCTTGGAGTGCGCTGCACAGATAACCATTTTAGAGTAGTGAATTCTTCTAACACCCACTCTCCATTAAATCGGCCAAGTCCTGAATCTTTTTCTCCACCAAATGGCATATGTGGTTCATCGTTAACAGATTGGTCATTGATGTGAATCATACCTGTATGAATAGCATGAGCTATGTCTGTTGCATGTTCAATGTTTTTAGAATGAACGGCTCCGCTCAGTCCATACGGGTAAGCATTTGCCATTTGAACAACGTCTTCATCTTTTTCAAACGGAATAAGAATAGCTACTGGTCCAAAGATTTCATTCTTCGCTAAAGGCATCTCATTATTAACATCTGTTATCACTGTAGGTTCTAGTACATTTCCGTCGGCATCTCCACCAACGCGAATCTTAGCACCTTGTGAAACACTTGCTTCAATGTCCTTTAAAATTCGATCAACTTGGTCTCTATTGATTAATGGACCAACATTCGTATTTTTTTTAGACGGATCTCCAAATTTCAGATTGCTTGCTCGCTGAACAAAGGCTTCTGCAAATTCTTCATAAATGTCTTGATGAACAAAAATACGATTGATCGCCATACATATTTGCCCTTGGTGATAAAACTTTCCAAACAAGGCTGAATCTACGGCTTGATCAATGTCTGCTTCTTTTAACGCGATAAATACGTTATTCCCGCCTAATTCAAGAGCAGATTTCTTTAAGTTCTTACCAGCAAGTTCACCGATGTGTCTTCCGACTTCTGTTGAACCTGTAAACGAAATCAGACGCGGAGTTGGATGTGTGACGATCTCATCTCCAATTTCTGAACCACGCCCTACGATTACGTTGATCAAACCTTTTGGAAGTCCAGCCGCTTCAAAGATGCTTGCAAAGACTAATCCACCTGTTACTGGTGTGTCAGTAGCTGGTTTGATCACTACAGCATTTCCAGTCGCTATGGCAGGTGCGATGGATCGAATAGCCAGATGGAACGGGAAATTCCAAGGACTAATTATTCCAATTACCCCTAACGGATTACGGTACACTCTGTTTTCTTTGCCTGCCGTTTGTGAAGGAAGAATTTTTCCTTCCATTCGATAAGGGTATGTTGTAGATTCTTTTAAAATATTAATAGAAGCTCGAAATTCTGAGATAGCTTTCATATACGTTGAGCCTGATTCTTTGATGATCCAATCAATAATAAGCTCCTCATTCTCTTGCATAACTTCAGCTACTTTTTCTAAAACAGCACGCTTGTTTTGTGGAAGTTCGTTTGCCCATTCAGCTTGAGCAATTTTCGCCGCTTCATAAGCTTCGTCCAAGTCTTCTTTCGTCGCAGCTTGAA encodes:
- a CDS encoding diguanylate cyclase, whose translation is MSIKIQTYLSVSISLIILTTSLFLSIFISDKSSELLEKEIGNSLASSAFQLSHNLDSFMWSRYQELQVLSEQEVLKDPRRINEAQFLIDQLQNKIPSFSWVGITNQKGVIQASTKKLLINKDISARPVFQKATEQPFIGDVHDALLLSKLIPTKDGSPLQLVDISTPLTDKNGVFQGVLAAHLSWEWSKEVESAILKPIKEQKKDVEVYIISKEDTVLLGHKNDLGKKIKISDLDNKGKRNEWNFVRWPDGKEYVTGYAFGDGYQNYPGLGWTVVIRQSEQAAYASVQYLQTFILVCGIVISLLMAVIGWFITKRVSRPLFDLAISADKLKDGEIVEIPLLRGIKDIEVLSSSFRSLISSLKQTEKQLDKMENMAHTDFLTSMPNRLALLEYMNSVRFNSSNGSYGVLYIDLDGFKSINDTHGHHAGDLLLIEVGKRIITSLIKKEHFAARLGGDEFVVVLPIQENYLNEITEISHFLIETLNRPFLIQEHSIKIGCSMGSAKWIAQDVSPQTILEYADEALYVSKKTGKNKLSFYSFRKTS
- a CDS encoding aldehyde dehydrogenase family protein, whose protein sequence is MNTDFSNIYINGEWRKGSSDSLMKNTNPFTEEELVTIQAATKEDLDEAYEAAKIAQAEWANELPQNKRAVLEKVAEVMQENEELIIDWIIKESGSTYMKAISEFRASINILKESTTYPYRMEGKILPSQTAGKENRVYRNPLGVIGIISPWNFPFHLAIRSIAPAIATGNAVVIKPATDTPVTGGLVFASIFEAAGLPKGLINVIVGRGSEIGDEIVTHPTPRLISFTGSTEVGRHIGELAGKNLKKSALELGGNNVFIALKEADIDQAVDSALFGKFYHQGQICMAINRIFVHQDIYEEFAEAFVQRASNLKFGDPSKKNTNVGPLINRDQVDRILKDIEASVSQGAKIRVGGDADGNVLEPTVITDVNNEMPLAKNEIFGPVAILIPFEKDEDVVQMANAYPYGLSGAVHSKNIEHATDIAHAIHTGMIHINDQSVNDEPHMPFGGEKDSGLGRFNGEWVLEEFTTLKWLSVQRTPRNYGPFISQLK